One window of the Bombyx mori chromosome 20, ASM3026992v2 genome contains the following:
- the LOC101747097 gene encoding piggyBac transposable element-derived protein 4 isoform X2: protein MHERSLRVRGGSARATGVRTRGGRSSLPTRGGSRTGRVRGRGRGCPRSSVEQRPSASCAFNLIAIEDLPAGEPIEQALTERSKRSWNPRNYEPDGEDIPVILSSPAIPPSPAMYVECGGSGTSTPSSRYNIQISVHGSRSPSPSHKRVRRSLCPDQEHDTTNRDSISSLRRPLRDSEICYLLHYGSDDDDSDDESQNDNDEIVPMIIPRAAGILMDTPDDEEIEIDTAAATKPLVTSSAPSIISAPTSPARDTGMKPSHFFEFDWGTFPDSPIPPTERRESFKEHSGPTVAVSDPYEIFRLIWDQEFMEFIVQETNRYAQQLAAEMLDGGELQASSRITEWKETNVDELLVFFGILLAMGIVIKNRVEEYWNTEQNIFSTPGFKVYMSLRRFQLLSRCLHFNNSENLRNLNLDPSQAKLFKVEPVISHLNSKFTELYIMKQNIALDESLLQWKGWLNINQFIPNKAAAVGIKTYEICESQTGYLWRFKIHAHKASPTVSEADPFTASTPALVLNLIKGLEHKGYTLWMDNFYNSPALARKLKSIGFDCVGTLRTNRKYVPTELTNLKKSQMKPGQVVGYTSGDVDCIIWRDQNRVATISTYHGNAVSTKNGVTKLILIRDYNICMGGVDKKDQMLAAFPIERKRTQIWYKKLFKRLLNVSVLNAYIIHKQTATEVLDHRGFRKNLVESLLRRHSIKMQPYVFSARVQDTIFEVSRHHPAEYPRLTSLNSTNRHRHPCKVCGKRTVTYCVGCDKPVCVFTCFVKLHN from the exons TGAGAGAAGTTTGCGGGTGAGGGGAGGCAGTGCAAGAGCAACAGGCGTGCGCACTCGCGGAGGTCGTTCGAGTCTTCCCACACGTGGTGGTTCACGAACAGGAAGGGTACGAGGTAGAGGAAGGGGGTGCCCGCGGTCTTCTGTTGAACAGAGGCCGTCGGCAAGTTGCGC ATTTAACCTTATTGCAATTGAGGATTTGCCCGCTGGGGAACCGATAGAGCAGGCATTGACGGAGCGAAGTAAGCGTTCATGGAACCC cCGAAATTATGAACCTGACGGAGAGGACATTCCAGTAATTTTGTCTTCACCTGCGATTCCGCCATCACCggcaat GTACGTTGAATGTGGCGGCAGTGGTACGAGCACGCCATCTTCTAGATATAATATACAGATTTCTGTACATGGCAGCCGTAGTCCTTCGCCGTCACATAAACGTGTGCGTCGATCGCTTTGCCCAGACCAAGAACATGATACTAC GAACAGAGATTCTATTTCATCGCTACGTCGACCGCTACGAGACTCTGAAATTTGCTACTTGTTGCACTATG gaAGTGACGACGATGACAGCGATGATGAGAGCCAGAATGATAACGACGAAATCGTTCCCATGATTATCCCCCGGGCAGCTGGAATACTGATGGACACTCCGGACGACGAGGAGATTGAGATTGACACGGCGGCGGCAACTAAACCTCTTGTGACATCTTCCGCGCCTTCCATCATTTCAGCACCTACATCACCAGCGCGTGATACCGGTATGAAGCCTAGTCATTTTTTTGAATTTGACTGGGGAACTTTCCCTGACTCTCCTATACCGCCAACAGAAAGGCGTGAATCTTTTAAGGAACACTCTGGTCCCACTGTTGCTGTAAGTGACCCTTACGAGATTTTTAGACTTATTTGGGACCAGGAGTTCATGGAATTTATTGTGCAGGAAACAAATAGATATGCCCAACAATTAGCTGCTGAAATGTTGGACGGCGGGGAATTACAGGCCTCCAGTAGGATTACAGAATGGAAAGAAACCAATGTAGACGAGTTATTGGTGTTCTTCGGAATATTACTGGCGATGGGAATCGTCATAAAGAACCGGGTTGAAGAGTACTGGAATACGGAACAAAACATCTTCTCCACTCCAGGTTTCAAAGTATATATGTCGCTTAGGAGGTTCCAGTTACTCAGCAGGtgcttacattttaataattccgAGAACTTGAGAAACCTCAACCTGGATCCCTCACAGGCAAAGCTTTTTAAAGTGGAGCCTGTGATTAGCCATTTGAATTCCAAGTTCACGGAATTATATATAATGAAGCAGAACATTGCTTTAGATGAATCGCTGCTGCAGTGGAAAGGTTGGTTGAACATCAACCAATTTATTCCAAACAAAGCTGCAGCAGTGGGCATAAAAACTTACGAAATATGTGAGTCGCAGACGGGGTATTTATGGCGATTTAAAATCCATGCCCATAAGGCTTCGCCTACAGTCTCAGAGGCTGATCCATTCACAGCGAGTACACCGGCGTTGGTTCTTAACCTTATCAAAGGTTTAGAACACAAAGGATACACGTTGTGGATGGATAACTTCTACAATTCCCCAGCACTTGCCCGAAAACTCAAATCGATTGGGTTTGATTGTGTCGGTACGTTGCGGACAAACCGCAAGTATGTCCCGACGGAACTGACCaatctgaaaaaatctcagatgAAGCCCGGGCAAGTAGTAGGCTATACCAGTGGAGATGTCGATTGCATAATATGGAGAGATCAGAACCGCGTAGCGACGATCTCAACGTACCATGGCAATGCCGTCTCCACTAAAAACGGAGTAACAAAACTTATTTTGATACGTGACTACAACATCTGCATGGGTGGCGTGGATAAAAAAGATCAGATGTTGGCTGCATTCCCAATTGAACGCAAGAGGACACAAATTTGGTACAAGAAATTGTTTAAAAGGTTACTTAATGTTTCTGTGTTGAATGCCTATATCATACATAAACAGACCGCCACGGAGGTCTTGGACCACAGGGGCTTTAGAAAAAACCTGGTAGAATCCCTTTTGCGTAGGCATTCAATAAAAATGCAGCCATATGTCTTTTCTGCCAGGGTACAAGATACCATTTTCGAGGTGAGCCGCCATCACCCCGCCGAATATCCGCGGCTAACTTCATTAAACAGCACAAATCGCCATCGCCACCCATGTAAAGTGTGCGGCAAGCGCACGGTAACGTATTGCGTAGGTTGCGACAAACCTGTGTGCGTATTCACATGTTTTGTGAAACTtcacaattaa
- the LOC101747097 gene encoding piggyBac transposable element-derived protein 4 isoform X3 → MERFNLIAIEDLPAGEPIEQALTERSKRSWNPRNYEPDGEDIPVILSSPAIPPSPAMYVECGGSGTSTPSSRYNIQISVHGSRSPSPSHKRVRRSLCPDQEHDTTNRDSISSLRRPLRDSEICYLLHYGSDDDDSDDESQNDNDEIVPMIIPRAAGILMDTPDDEEIEIDTAAATKPLVTSSAPSIISAPTSPARDTGMKPSHFFEFDWGTFPDSPIPPTERRESFKEHSGPTVAVSDPYEIFRLIWDQEFMEFIVQETNRYAQQLAAEMLDGGELQASSRITEWKETNVDELLVFFGILLAMGIVIKNRVEEYWNTEQNIFSTPGFKVYMSLRRFQLLSRCLHFNNSENLRNLNLDPSQAKLFKVEPVISHLNSKFTELYIMKQNIALDESLLQWKGWLNINQFIPNKAAAVGIKTYEICESQTGYLWRFKIHAHKASPTVSEADPFTASTPALVLNLIKGLEHKGYTLWMDNFYNSPALARKLKSIGFDCVGTLRTNRKYVPTELTNLKKSQMKPGQVVGYTSGDVDCIIWRDQNRVATISTYHGNAVSTKNGVTKLILIRDYNICMGGVDKKDQMLAAFPIERKRTQIWYKKLFKRLLNVSVLNAYIIHKQTATEVLDHRGFRKNLVESLLRRHSIKMQPYVFSARVQDTIFEVSRHHPAEYPRLTSLNSTNRHRHPCKVCGKRTVTYCVGCDKPVCVFTCFVKLHN, encoded by the exons ATGGAAAG ATTTAACCTTATTGCAATTGAGGATTTGCCCGCTGGGGAACCGATAGAGCAGGCATTGACGGAGCGAAGTAAGCGTTCATGGAACCC cCGAAATTATGAACCTGACGGAGAGGACATTCCAGTAATTTTGTCTTCACCTGCGATTCCGCCATCACCggcaat GTACGTTGAATGTGGCGGCAGTGGTACGAGCACGCCATCTTCTAGATATAATATACAGATTTCTGTACATGGCAGCCGTAGTCCTTCGCCGTCACATAAACGTGTGCGTCGATCGCTTTGCCCAGACCAAGAACATGATACTAC GAACAGAGATTCTATTTCATCGCTACGTCGACCGCTACGAGACTCTGAAATTTGCTACTTGTTGCACTATG gaAGTGACGACGATGACAGCGATGATGAGAGCCAGAATGATAACGACGAAATCGTTCCCATGATTATCCCCCGGGCAGCTGGAATACTGATGGACACTCCGGACGACGAGGAGATTGAGATTGACACGGCGGCGGCAACTAAACCTCTTGTGACATCTTCCGCGCCTTCCATCATTTCAGCACCTACATCACCAGCGCGTGATACCGGTATGAAGCCTAGTCATTTTTTTGAATTTGACTGGGGAACTTTCCCTGACTCTCCTATACCGCCAACAGAAAGGCGTGAATCTTTTAAGGAACACTCTGGTCCCACTGTTGCTGTAAGTGACCCTTACGAGATTTTTAGACTTATTTGGGACCAGGAGTTCATGGAATTTATTGTGCAGGAAACAAATAGATATGCCCAACAATTAGCTGCTGAAATGTTGGACGGCGGGGAATTACAGGCCTCCAGTAGGATTACAGAATGGAAAGAAACCAATGTAGACGAGTTATTGGTGTTCTTCGGAATATTACTGGCGATGGGAATCGTCATAAAGAACCGGGTTGAAGAGTACTGGAATACGGAACAAAACATCTTCTCCACTCCAGGTTTCAAAGTATATATGTCGCTTAGGAGGTTCCAGTTACTCAGCAGGtgcttacattttaataattccgAGAACTTGAGAAACCTCAACCTGGATCCCTCACAGGCAAAGCTTTTTAAAGTGGAGCCTGTGATTAGCCATTTGAATTCCAAGTTCACGGAATTATATATAATGAAGCAGAACATTGCTTTAGATGAATCGCTGCTGCAGTGGAAAGGTTGGTTGAACATCAACCAATTTATTCCAAACAAAGCTGCAGCAGTGGGCATAAAAACTTACGAAATATGTGAGTCGCAGACGGGGTATTTATGGCGATTTAAAATCCATGCCCATAAGGCTTCGCCTACAGTCTCAGAGGCTGATCCATTCACAGCGAGTACACCGGCGTTGGTTCTTAACCTTATCAAAGGTTTAGAACACAAAGGATACACGTTGTGGATGGATAACTTCTACAATTCCCCAGCACTTGCCCGAAAACTCAAATCGATTGGGTTTGATTGTGTCGGTACGTTGCGGACAAACCGCAAGTATGTCCCGACGGAACTGACCaatctgaaaaaatctcagatgAAGCCCGGGCAAGTAGTAGGCTATACCAGTGGAGATGTCGATTGCATAATATGGAGAGATCAGAACCGCGTAGCGACGATCTCAACGTACCATGGCAATGCCGTCTCCACTAAAAACGGAGTAACAAAACTTATTTTGATACGTGACTACAACATCTGCATGGGTGGCGTGGATAAAAAAGATCAGATGTTGGCTGCATTCCCAATTGAACGCAAGAGGACACAAATTTGGTACAAGAAATTGTTTAAAAGGTTACTTAATGTTTCTGTGTTGAATGCCTATATCATACATAAACAGACCGCCACGGAGGTCTTGGACCACAGGGGCTTTAGAAAAAACCTGGTAGAATCCCTTTTGCGTAGGCATTCAATAAAAATGCAGCCATATGTCTTTTCTGCCAGGGTACAAGATACCATTTTCGAGGTGAGCCGCCATCACCCCGCCGAATATCCGCGGCTAACTTCATTAAACAGCACAAATCGCCATCGCCACCCATGTAAAGTGTGCGGCAAGCGCACGGTAACGTATTGCGTAGGTTGCGACAAACCTGTGTGCGTATTCACATGTTTTGTGAAACTtcacaattaa
- the LOC101747097 gene encoding piggyBac transposable element-derived protein 4 isoform X1, with protein MESERSLRVRGGSARATGVRTRGGRSSLPTRGGSRTGRVRGRGRGCPRSSVEQRPSASCAFNLIAIEDLPAGEPIEQALTERSKRSWNPRNYEPDGEDIPVILSSPAIPPSPAMYVECGGSGTSTPSSRYNIQISVHGSRSPSPSHKRVRRSLCPDQEHDTTNRDSISSLRRPLRDSEICYLLHYGSDDDDSDDESQNDNDEIVPMIIPRAAGILMDTPDDEEIEIDTAAATKPLVTSSAPSIISAPTSPARDTGMKPSHFFEFDWGTFPDSPIPPTERRESFKEHSGPTVAVSDPYEIFRLIWDQEFMEFIVQETNRYAQQLAAEMLDGGELQASSRITEWKETNVDELLVFFGILLAMGIVIKNRVEEYWNTEQNIFSTPGFKVYMSLRRFQLLSRCLHFNNSENLRNLNLDPSQAKLFKVEPVISHLNSKFTELYIMKQNIALDESLLQWKGWLNINQFIPNKAAAVGIKTYEICESQTGYLWRFKIHAHKASPTVSEADPFTASTPALVLNLIKGLEHKGYTLWMDNFYNSPALARKLKSIGFDCVGTLRTNRKYVPTELTNLKKSQMKPGQVVGYTSGDVDCIIWRDQNRVATISTYHGNAVSTKNGVTKLILIRDYNICMGGVDKKDQMLAAFPIERKRTQIWYKKLFKRLLNVSVLNAYIIHKQTATEVLDHRGFRKNLVESLLRRHSIKMQPYVFSARVQDTIFEVSRHHPAEYPRLTSLNSTNRHRHPCKVCGKRTVTYCVGCDKPVCVFTCFVKLHN; from the exons ATGGAAAG TGAGAGAAGTTTGCGGGTGAGGGGAGGCAGTGCAAGAGCAACAGGCGTGCGCACTCGCGGAGGTCGTTCGAGTCTTCCCACACGTGGTGGTTCACGAACAGGAAGGGTACGAGGTAGAGGAAGGGGGTGCCCGCGGTCTTCTGTTGAACAGAGGCCGTCGGCAAGTTGCGC ATTTAACCTTATTGCAATTGAGGATTTGCCCGCTGGGGAACCGATAGAGCAGGCATTGACGGAGCGAAGTAAGCGTTCATGGAACCC cCGAAATTATGAACCTGACGGAGAGGACATTCCAGTAATTTTGTCTTCACCTGCGATTCCGCCATCACCggcaat GTACGTTGAATGTGGCGGCAGTGGTACGAGCACGCCATCTTCTAGATATAATATACAGATTTCTGTACATGGCAGCCGTAGTCCTTCGCCGTCACATAAACGTGTGCGTCGATCGCTTTGCCCAGACCAAGAACATGATACTAC GAACAGAGATTCTATTTCATCGCTACGTCGACCGCTACGAGACTCTGAAATTTGCTACTTGTTGCACTATG gaAGTGACGACGATGACAGCGATGATGAGAGCCAGAATGATAACGACGAAATCGTTCCCATGATTATCCCCCGGGCAGCTGGAATACTGATGGACACTCCGGACGACGAGGAGATTGAGATTGACACGGCGGCGGCAACTAAACCTCTTGTGACATCTTCCGCGCCTTCCATCATTTCAGCACCTACATCACCAGCGCGTGATACCGGTATGAAGCCTAGTCATTTTTTTGAATTTGACTGGGGAACTTTCCCTGACTCTCCTATACCGCCAACAGAAAGGCGTGAATCTTTTAAGGAACACTCTGGTCCCACTGTTGCTGTAAGTGACCCTTACGAGATTTTTAGACTTATTTGGGACCAGGAGTTCATGGAATTTATTGTGCAGGAAACAAATAGATATGCCCAACAATTAGCTGCTGAAATGTTGGACGGCGGGGAATTACAGGCCTCCAGTAGGATTACAGAATGGAAAGAAACCAATGTAGACGAGTTATTGGTGTTCTTCGGAATATTACTGGCGATGGGAATCGTCATAAAGAACCGGGTTGAAGAGTACTGGAATACGGAACAAAACATCTTCTCCACTCCAGGTTTCAAAGTATATATGTCGCTTAGGAGGTTCCAGTTACTCAGCAGGtgcttacattttaataattccgAGAACTTGAGAAACCTCAACCTGGATCCCTCACAGGCAAAGCTTTTTAAAGTGGAGCCTGTGATTAGCCATTTGAATTCCAAGTTCACGGAATTATATATAATGAAGCAGAACATTGCTTTAGATGAATCGCTGCTGCAGTGGAAAGGTTGGTTGAACATCAACCAATTTATTCCAAACAAAGCTGCAGCAGTGGGCATAAAAACTTACGAAATATGTGAGTCGCAGACGGGGTATTTATGGCGATTTAAAATCCATGCCCATAAGGCTTCGCCTACAGTCTCAGAGGCTGATCCATTCACAGCGAGTACACCGGCGTTGGTTCTTAACCTTATCAAAGGTTTAGAACACAAAGGATACACGTTGTGGATGGATAACTTCTACAATTCCCCAGCACTTGCCCGAAAACTCAAATCGATTGGGTTTGATTGTGTCGGTACGTTGCGGACAAACCGCAAGTATGTCCCGACGGAACTGACCaatctgaaaaaatctcagatgAAGCCCGGGCAAGTAGTAGGCTATACCAGTGGAGATGTCGATTGCATAATATGGAGAGATCAGAACCGCGTAGCGACGATCTCAACGTACCATGGCAATGCCGTCTCCACTAAAAACGGAGTAACAAAACTTATTTTGATACGTGACTACAACATCTGCATGGGTGGCGTGGATAAAAAAGATCAGATGTTGGCTGCATTCCCAATTGAACGCAAGAGGACACAAATTTGGTACAAGAAATTGTTTAAAAGGTTACTTAATGTTTCTGTGTTGAATGCCTATATCATACATAAACAGACCGCCACGGAGGTCTTGGACCACAGGGGCTTTAGAAAAAACCTGGTAGAATCCCTTTTGCGTAGGCATTCAATAAAAATGCAGCCATATGTCTTTTCTGCCAGGGTACAAGATACCATTTTCGAGGTGAGCCGCCATCACCCCGCCGAATATCCGCGGCTAACTTCATTAAACAGCACAAATCGCCATCGCCACCCATGTAAAGTGTGCGGCAAGCGCACGGTAACGTATTGCGTAGGTTGCGACAAACCTGTGTGCGTATTCACATGTTTTGTGAAACTtcacaattaa
- the LOC101747097 gene encoding piggyBac transposable element-derived protein 4 isoform X4 has product MQFNLIAIEDLPAGEPIEQALTERSKRSWNPRNYEPDGEDIPVILSSPAIPPSPAMYVECGGSGTSTPSSRYNIQISVHGSRSPSPSHKRVRRSLCPDQEHDTTNRDSISSLRRPLRDSEICYLLHYGSDDDDSDDESQNDNDEIVPMIIPRAAGILMDTPDDEEIEIDTAAATKPLVTSSAPSIISAPTSPARDTGMKPSHFFEFDWGTFPDSPIPPTERRESFKEHSGPTVAVSDPYEIFRLIWDQEFMEFIVQETNRYAQQLAAEMLDGGELQASSRITEWKETNVDELLVFFGILLAMGIVIKNRVEEYWNTEQNIFSTPGFKVYMSLRRFQLLSRCLHFNNSENLRNLNLDPSQAKLFKVEPVISHLNSKFTELYIMKQNIALDESLLQWKGWLNINQFIPNKAAAVGIKTYEICESQTGYLWRFKIHAHKASPTVSEADPFTASTPALVLNLIKGLEHKGYTLWMDNFYNSPALARKLKSIGFDCVGTLRTNRKYVPTELTNLKKSQMKPGQVVGYTSGDVDCIIWRDQNRVATISTYHGNAVSTKNGVTKLILIRDYNICMGGVDKKDQMLAAFPIERKRTQIWYKKLFKRLLNVSVLNAYIIHKQTATEVLDHRGFRKNLVESLLRRHSIKMQPYVFSARVQDTIFEVSRHHPAEYPRLTSLNSTNRHRHPCKVCGKRTVTYCVGCDKPVCVFTCFVKLHN; this is encoded by the exons ATTTAACCTTATTGCAATTGAGGATTTGCCCGCTGGGGAACCGATAGAGCAGGCATTGACGGAGCGAAGTAAGCGTTCATGGAACCC cCGAAATTATGAACCTGACGGAGAGGACATTCCAGTAATTTTGTCTTCACCTGCGATTCCGCCATCACCggcaat GTACGTTGAATGTGGCGGCAGTGGTACGAGCACGCCATCTTCTAGATATAATATACAGATTTCTGTACATGGCAGCCGTAGTCCTTCGCCGTCACATAAACGTGTGCGTCGATCGCTTTGCCCAGACCAAGAACATGATACTAC GAACAGAGATTCTATTTCATCGCTACGTCGACCGCTACGAGACTCTGAAATTTGCTACTTGTTGCACTATG gaAGTGACGACGATGACAGCGATGATGAGAGCCAGAATGATAACGACGAAATCGTTCCCATGATTATCCCCCGGGCAGCTGGAATACTGATGGACACTCCGGACGACGAGGAGATTGAGATTGACACGGCGGCGGCAACTAAACCTCTTGTGACATCTTCCGCGCCTTCCATCATTTCAGCACCTACATCACCAGCGCGTGATACCGGTATGAAGCCTAGTCATTTTTTTGAATTTGACTGGGGAACTTTCCCTGACTCTCCTATACCGCCAACAGAAAGGCGTGAATCTTTTAAGGAACACTCTGGTCCCACTGTTGCTGTAAGTGACCCTTACGAGATTTTTAGACTTATTTGGGACCAGGAGTTCATGGAATTTATTGTGCAGGAAACAAATAGATATGCCCAACAATTAGCTGCTGAAATGTTGGACGGCGGGGAATTACAGGCCTCCAGTAGGATTACAGAATGGAAAGAAACCAATGTAGACGAGTTATTGGTGTTCTTCGGAATATTACTGGCGATGGGAATCGTCATAAAGAACCGGGTTGAAGAGTACTGGAATACGGAACAAAACATCTTCTCCACTCCAGGTTTCAAAGTATATATGTCGCTTAGGAGGTTCCAGTTACTCAGCAGGtgcttacattttaataattccgAGAACTTGAGAAACCTCAACCTGGATCCCTCACAGGCAAAGCTTTTTAAAGTGGAGCCTGTGATTAGCCATTTGAATTCCAAGTTCACGGAATTATATATAATGAAGCAGAACATTGCTTTAGATGAATCGCTGCTGCAGTGGAAAGGTTGGTTGAACATCAACCAATTTATTCCAAACAAAGCTGCAGCAGTGGGCATAAAAACTTACGAAATATGTGAGTCGCAGACGGGGTATTTATGGCGATTTAAAATCCATGCCCATAAGGCTTCGCCTACAGTCTCAGAGGCTGATCCATTCACAGCGAGTACACCGGCGTTGGTTCTTAACCTTATCAAAGGTTTAGAACACAAAGGATACACGTTGTGGATGGATAACTTCTACAATTCCCCAGCACTTGCCCGAAAACTCAAATCGATTGGGTTTGATTGTGTCGGTACGTTGCGGACAAACCGCAAGTATGTCCCGACGGAACTGACCaatctgaaaaaatctcagatgAAGCCCGGGCAAGTAGTAGGCTATACCAGTGGAGATGTCGATTGCATAATATGGAGAGATCAGAACCGCGTAGCGACGATCTCAACGTACCATGGCAATGCCGTCTCCACTAAAAACGGAGTAACAAAACTTATTTTGATACGTGACTACAACATCTGCATGGGTGGCGTGGATAAAAAAGATCAGATGTTGGCTGCATTCCCAATTGAACGCAAGAGGACACAAATTTGGTACAAGAAATTGTTTAAAAGGTTACTTAATGTTTCTGTGTTGAATGCCTATATCATACATAAACAGACCGCCACGGAGGTCTTGGACCACAGGGGCTTTAGAAAAAACCTGGTAGAATCCCTTTTGCGTAGGCATTCAATAAAAATGCAGCCATATGTCTTTTCTGCCAGGGTACAAGATACCATTTTCGAGGTGAGCCGCCATCACCCCGCCGAATATCCGCGGCTAACTTCATTAAACAGCACAAATCGCCATCGCCACCCATGTAAAGTGTGCGGCAAGCGCACGGTAACGTATTGCGTAGGTTGCGACAAACCTGTGTGCGTATTCACATGTTTTGTGAAACTtcacaattaa